Proteins from one Balaenoptera musculus isolate JJ_BM4_2016_0621 chromosome 7, mBalMus1.pri.v3, whole genome shotgun sequence genomic window:
- the LOC118897763 gene encoding putative protein ZNF720: protein MAASQGLLTFQDVVIEFSQDEWEFLDSTQWELYRDVMLENYKNLVSLGLVSEPDLVTFMEQKKGPWDVKGMETIAIHPGTGAPHPGGGW, encoded by the coding sequence atggcaGCTTCTCAGGGACTGTTGACATTCCAGGATGTAGTCATAGAATTTTCTCAGGATGAGTGGGAATTTCTGGACAGCACTCAATGGGAATTGTACAGGGATGTGATGTTAGAGAACTATAAAAACCTGGTCTCCTTGGGTCTTGTCTCTGAGCCAGACCTGGTCACCTTTATGGAGCAAAAGAAGGGTCCCTGGGATGTGAAGGGAATGGAGACAATAGCCATACACCCAGGAACTGGggccccccacccaggtggaggatggtga